Proteins encoded in a region of the Carassius auratus strain Wakin chromosome 21, ASM336829v1, whole genome shotgun sequence genome:
- the LOC113038114 gene encoding odorant receptor 131-2-like yields the protein MSAFNGSTLNLSQIVSLLDRDAPVKTFLCVTPCVIFLYVNGVMIFTLRKKTVFQEASRYILFGHMLWLDTLYLFMSVVLFVCAVSRITIMKNLCIALLAAAQALYQVALLNLALMSLERYVAICFPLRHPKITSYRRIHIAIGVVWMMGLIQCLSEMIIFYAIDSTNTVMNLFCSRTTLFRLQIYKKLEIAFTCIFFVLVCFVIIFTYASIAAVAKTASSDKASAKKANKTVLLHLIQLGLCAASILIGVIQEVIYVYTDYITSLHVMYFCFVVFLIFPKCLSPLIYGLRDQAFSCLFKYYFTFGFKKLNSCNTDIHLVGGD from the coding sequence atgtcggCTTTTAATGGTTCTACGTTGAACCTCTCTCAGATTGTATCACTGCTCGATCGAGATGCACCAGTGAAAACTTTCTTGTGTGTGACTCCATGTGTCATTTTCCTCTATGTCAACGGGGTCATGATCTTCACCTTGAGGAAAAAGACAGTTTTTCAGGAGGCTTCCCGTTATATTCTGTTTGGTCACATGCTTTGGCTTGATACTCTCTATCTTTTTATGAGTGTAGTGTTGTTTGTATGTGCTGTTAGTAGGATTACTATAATGAAAAATCTCTGTATCGCTCTGCTTGCGGCTGCACAAGCTCTCTATCAGGTAGCCTTACTAAATCTGGCTTTAATGTCACTGGAGAGGTATGTGGCCATCTGCTTTCCTCTCAGACATCCAAAAATCACCAGCTACAGAAGAATTCACATAGCTATCGGTGTTGTATGGATGATGGGTTTGATTCAGTGCTTGTCTGAGATGATTATTTTCTATGCTATTGATTCTACAAACACAGTGATGAATTTATTCTGTTCAAGAACCACTCTTTTCCGACTTCAGATCTATAAGAAACTTGAAATAGCTTTCACATGTATATTTTTTGTgttagtatgttttgttattatctTTACTTATGCCTCTATAGCAGCTGTGGCTAAAACTGCCTCCAGTGATAAAGCGTCGGCCAAAAAAGCCAACAAGACTGTTCTGCTGCATCTAATACAACTGGGACTCTGTGCTGCTTCTATCTTAATTGGAGTTATCCAAGAAGTCATTTATGTGTATACCGACTATATAACTTCATTACATGTAATGTATTTTTGCTTTGTAGTGTTTTTGATCTTCCCTAAATGTTTAAGTCCTCTTATATATGGTCTGAGAGATCAGGCcttcagctgtttatttaaatactacttcacttttggtttcaaaaagcTCAATAGTTGTAATACAGATATACACTTAGTTGGAGGAGACTAA
- the diablob gene encoding diablo, IAP-binding mitochondrial protein b produces MAAYRRKLFAVGLSCAASLRSRSSCPSSRRLLRKNWMSLSVTGALCAVPFIQKPEKLTHEDLVRRASSLVTDSANTYLSQTALALLDSLTGYIKAVNNLVRLHEHYVASISQLSSADEDAIWQLILSRRKEVTERRNDLKRFESCWMIAIDLSKMAAEAAFNAGADQASVIAQNNLQLTQSQVEHLRQQMQEAEKQLEDSKAEESDRFQNALSTAMEDEDVPDAYLRED; encoded by the exons ATGGCGGCGTACAGAAGGAAACTGTTTGCTGTTGGATTGAG CTGTGCAGCTTCCCTGAGGAGCAGAAGCTCCTGTCCGAGCAGCCGCAGACTCCTCCGGAAGAACTGGATGAGCCTGAGTGTCACCGGTGCTCTGTGTGCGGTTCCTTTCATCCAG AAACCAGAAAAGTTGACCCATGAAGATCTGGTGCGGAGAGCCTCATCTCTTGTTACAGACAGTGCTAATACTTACCTCTCACAAACTGCATTAGCTCTGCTTGATTCCTTAACAGGTTATATTAAG GCTGTAAACAATCTTGTGAGGCTACACGAGCACTATGTGGCTTCCATCAGCCAACTCTCTTCTGCAGACGAGGATGCAATCTGGCAGCTCATTCTTAGTAGGCGTAAGGAG GTAACTGAGAGGAGAAATGATTTGAAACGATTTGAATCCTGCTGGATGATTGCCATCGATCTCTCGAAGATGGCAGCAGAGGCGGCTTTCAATGCAG GGGCTGACCAAGCTTCTGTGATAGCACAGAACAATCTGCAGCTCACACAGTCCCAGGTGGAACATCTTCGACAGCAGATGCAGGAAGCTGAGAAACAGCTCGAAGACTCAAAAGCTGAAGAGAGTGATAGATTTCAAAATGCTCTCAGCACTGCAATGGAGGATGAAGACGTGCCAGATGCATATTTACGAGAGGACTAG